A stretch of Desulfobacterales bacterium DNA encodes these proteins:
- a CDS encoding Flp family type IVb pilin, with product MKKLIQFINDEEGATAVEYALMVALIAVAIIAGAKALGGALGDKFNNVATTISGTASS from the coding sequence ATGAAAAAACTGATTCAATTTATCAATGATGAAGAAGGCGCAACCGCTGTGGAATACGCACTGATGGTAGCACTGATTGCCGTAGCTATTATAGCCGGAGCAAAGGCACTCGGTGGCGCATTAGGTGATAAATTTAACAATGTTGCAACCACTATTAGTGGAACTGCATCGTCATAA
- a CDS encoding prepilin peptidase yields MPLSDNVFLTSYLVFVLITAGVIDWRSQKIPNLLTFPTMVLALAGHGLINGMDGVWFSMSGLAAGIGVFIIPFLMGGMGAGDAKLMGAAGAVLGPRGIFIAFIFTALIGGVYSLILIVTHRTIFKGFFDRHLTTLITFLFTRQFIPEPMVVHEKKPRLCYGIAIALGTLTYVMMDLTGYQFNMLPH; encoded by the coding sequence ATGCCATTATCCGACAATGTCTTTTTAACCAGTTATTTAGTTTTTGTATTGATCACCGCCGGAGTCATTGACTGGCGGTCACAGAAAATTCCCAATCTTCTGACCTTTCCGACCATGGTTCTGGCTCTTGCCGGACATGGGCTGATCAACGGCATGGACGGGGTATGGTTCAGCATGAGCGGACTTGCGGCCGGGATCGGGGTGTTTATCATTCCGTTCCTGATGGGGGGCATGGGCGCCGGCGACGCCAAATTAATGGGTGCTGCCGGCGCCGTGCTCGGTCCCAGAGGCATTTTCATCGCATTTATATTTACCGCACTGATCGGCGGTGTGTACTCCCTGATATTAATTGTTACGCACCGCACGATCTTCAAAGGATTTTTCGACCGGCATTTAACAACATTGATCACTTTTTTATTCACCCGACAATTTATTCCCGAACCCATGGTTGTCCATGAGAAAAAGCCCCGGCTTTGCTATGGAATCGCCATTGCACTGGGAACCCTCACCTATGTGATGATGGATTTAACCGGATATCAATTCAACATGTTACCCCATTAA
- the cpaB gene encoding Flp pilus assembly protein CpaB, whose amino-acid sequence MGNWKASVPILLALIIATSGSFFLYNWIQTTTAPRETVEVATQAVPVAVAASDLPWGTRLEPDMVKMVPFLKESLPNGYFSDVNSLKGRVLLASMKTKEAISEHHLAPVSVTIGGVSAVLKPGKRAIAVKGDKIIGISGFINPANRIDVLVTLTEPVTNTEKTKLVLENVLVLATGTQIQKNDKGEPAPVDVYTLEVSPEESETLALAAARGKLQFALRNSTDSESVLTRGATIPTTLASLYMAPQKPLKKPVRRHSRTTTVETIKGSELSKTKLKL is encoded by the coding sequence ATGGGAAATTGGAAAGCGAGTGTTCCCATCCTGCTGGCATTGATCATTGCCACTTCAGGAAGCTTCTTTCTGTACAACTGGATTCAGACCACGACGGCCCCCAGGGAAACCGTTGAAGTGGCGACCCAGGCGGTTCCCGTGGCCGTGGCGGCATCTGATCTGCCGTGGGGCACCCGGCTGGAGCCTGACATGGTCAAGATGGTCCCCTTTTTAAAAGAAAGCCTGCCGAACGGATATTTTTCGGATGTCAATTCCCTGAAAGGCCGAGTGCTGCTGGCATCCATGAAGACAAAAGAAGCAATCTCCGAACACCATCTGGCACCGGTCTCGGTCACCATCGGCGGCGTTTCTGCGGTTCTTAAACCCGGCAAACGCGCTATTGCGGTAAAAGGCGATAAAATCATCGGTATTTCGGGATTCATCAACCCGGCGAATCGGATCGATGTGCTGGTCACCCTGACCGAACCCGTTACGAATACGGAAAAAACCAAACTCGTACTTGAAAACGTGCTGGTTCTGGCCACCGGCACGCAGATCCAGAAAAACGACAAGGGCGAGCCCGCGCCTGTGGACGTGTACACCCTGGAGGTCTCCCCGGAAGAATCAGAAACGCTGGCATTGGCCGCAGCCAGGGGAAAACTTCAGTTTGCCCTGAGAAATTCAACGGACTCAGAATCGGTCCTGACCCGGGGAGCCACCATTCCCACAACCCTTGCATCGCTATACATGGCCCCCCAAAAACCCCTGAAAAAACCGGTTCGCCGTCACTCCCGCACCACTACGGTAGAAACGATCAAGGGAAGTGAACTCAGCAAAACAAAATTAAAACTTTAA
- a CDS encoding type II and III secretion system protein family protein, with protein sequence MSTHSNKWYHAVITAIIALTIAAASPAAGAADSVITGPVTPQPLQMISGKSTILKSTLPVKRVSIADPEVADFILLSPNEIYVTAKKAGTTNLTLWQNGRLNAIYDLEVSYDLSRLKQLLHETLPNEKELRVMATHDSITLAGSVSSTVNLSQAMALARAFAPEEKVTNLVEVGGVHQVMLEIRMAEISKSTTKQFGINFNYSRGDRDFGVSLLGGLSQLVSPDDANIASSGGFGLNVSESVNSFFRFHNGSADWTGFIDALKEDGLVKILAEPTLIALSGQSAEFLAGGEFPVPVPQGLGSVAIEYKKFGVSLAFTPTVLDNNKISIKLTPEVSELDFSTAVQFSGFVIPGITTRQASTVIELGDGQSFAVAGLLQETIRDDISKFPVLGDIPILGALFRSHAFQKNETELVIIATPHLVTPTDEENLSLPTDFYIEPNDCEFYIEGRNQGREKHRLPEITGNLDGEFGHSLPVAGE encoded by the coding sequence ATGTCGACACACTCAAACAAATGGTACCATGCCGTTATAACCGCGATCATCGCTTTGACGATTGCCGCGGCATCGCCTGCGGCAGGGGCGGCCGATTCAGTAATAACCGGCCCTGTAACCCCTCAACCGCTTCAAATGATATCCGGAAAATCCACCATTCTTAAAAGTACGCTGCCGGTAAAACGCGTTTCCATCGCTGATCCGGAAGTGGCCGATTTTATTCTTCTCTCACCCAATGAGATATACGTGACGGCAAAAAAAGCCGGCACCACCAACCTGACCCTGTGGCAAAACGGCAGGCTCAATGCGATTTATGATCTGGAGGTCAGCTACGATTTATCCCGACTGAAGCAACTTCTCCATGAAACGCTTCCCAATGAGAAGGAACTTCGCGTCATGGCAACGCATGATTCCATCACCCTTGCCGGAAGCGTGTCGAGCACCGTCAATCTTTCTCAGGCAATGGCGCTGGCCCGTGCCTTTGCGCCGGAGGAAAAGGTAACCAACCTGGTTGAAGTCGGTGGCGTGCATCAGGTGATGCTGGAAATCCGAATGGCCGAAATTTCCAAGAGTACCACAAAACAATTTGGGATTAACTTCAACTATTCCCGGGGGGACCGGGACTTCGGCGTCAGCCTGCTGGGCGGATTGAGCCAGCTGGTCAGCCCGGATGACGCCAACATCGCTTCATCAGGCGGTTTCGGGCTCAATGTATCTGAATCGGTCAACTCCTTTTTCCGTTTTCATAACGGCAGCGCCGACTGGACCGGTTTTATTGACGCCCTGAAAGAGGATGGTCTGGTCAAAATACTGGCCGAACCCACCCTGATCGCGTTAAGCGGACAGAGCGCCGAGTTTCTTGCCGGGGGGGAATTTCCCGTACCCGTACCCCAGGGGCTGGGATCGGTTGCCATTGAATACAAAAAATTCGGTGTCAGTCTGGCATTTACCCCGACGGTTCTGGATAACAATAAAATCAGCATCAAACTCACCCCGGAAGTCTCCGAGCTGGACTTTTCAACGGCGGTACAGTTTTCCGGATTTGTAATTCCGGGGATTACCACACGCCAAGCATCCACCGTCATTGAACTCGGAGACGGTCAGAGCTTTGCCGTGGCCGGTCTGTTACAGGAAACCATCCGGGACGATATTTCAAAATTTCCGGTCCTCGGAGACATCCCCATACTCGGCGCCCTGTTTCGCAGTCATGCGTTTCAGAAAAATGAAACCGAACTGGTCATTATCGCCACCCCTCACCTGGTAACACCGACAGATGAAGAAAACCTGTCTCTCCCGACCGATTTTTACATCGAACCCAACGACTGTGAATTTTACATCGAGGGGAGAAATCAGGGGAGAGAAAAACACCGGCTGCCTGAAATAACCGGAAATCTGGACGGAGAATTCGGCCATTCCCTGCCGGTGGCGGGCGAATAA
- a CDS encoding AAA family ATPase, whose amino-acid sequence MVGNEYLFKLSVNTMDLGQIFLESFLEAKEFKLLPPEDSRRPDLLVFELSRDTTKELDFIQSLLDADKVGEVFLTSEHTDPETLMKAMRIGAKEFFSQPIKKDQIRAALETFKNRQNHSGPKTVHKSGQILSVMGSKGGVGSTTVAVNLAAALTDKDQNKSVALLDMNILFGEIPLFLEITPKFHWGEITKNIDRLDETFLMNVLSRHDSGLHILPSPGYLNGHQAPTPAMMARLLELMKKHFDFVIIDSGQTTDETSLKIFQMSDQLLLVTILSLPCLSNTNKLIQSLSTYGYMEKSRIKVVMNRYIKKSDLSLEDARASIHGELFWTIPNDYTTTMAAINQGKLISQISPKSPISKNFKKMAEAICPMERGHDKKRWGFFKRRT is encoded by the coding sequence ATGGTTGGAAATGAATACCTATTCAAATTATCCGTAAACACAATGGATTTAGGCCAGATTTTCCTGGAAAGTTTTCTGGAAGCCAAAGAATTCAAGCTGCTGCCGCCTGAAGACAGCCGTCGACCCGATCTTCTGGTGTTTGAATTGAGCCGCGATACGACAAAGGAACTTGACTTCATTCAGTCCCTTCTGGATGCCGATAAAGTGGGCGAAGTATTCCTGACTTCCGAGCATACCGACCCTGAAACGCTGATGAAAGCCATGCGCATCGGGGCAAAAGAATTTTTCTCTCAACCAATCAAGAAAGATCAGATCCGGGCAGCGCTGGAAACGTTTAAAAACAGACAAAACCATTCCGGCCCGAAAACCGTCCATAAATCCGGCCAGATTTTAAGCGTGATGGGCAGCAAGGGAGGGGTCGGTTCCACCACGGTGGCCGTCAATCTGGCAGCCGCCCTGACGGACAAAGATCAGAATAAATCCGTGGCGCTTCTGGACATGAATATATTATTCGGGGAGATCCCGCTCTTTCTGGAAATCACACCTAAATTCCATTGGGGAGAAATTACCAAAAATATTGACCGGCTCGATGAAACCTTCCTGATGAATGTCTTGTCCCGGCATGACTCAGGCCTTCATATACTGCCGTCCCCGGGATATCTGAACGGACACCAGGCGCCCACACCGGCGATGATGGCCCGTCTTCTGGAACTGATGAAAAAACATTTTGATTTTGTCATTATCGACAGCGGCCAGACAACGGATGAAACCTCTTTAAAAATATTTCAGATGTCGGACCAGCTGCTTCTGGTAACGATCCTGAGCCTTCCCTGCCTGTCCAATACCAACAAGCTGATCCAGTCTCTGAGTACTTACGGCTATATGGAGAAAAGTCGGATAAAAGTCGTGATGAACCGCTATATCAAAAAAAGTGATCTGTCTCTGGAGGATGCCAGAGCCAGTATTCACGGTGAGTTATTCTGGACAATTCCGAATGATTATACAACCACCATGGCCGCCATCAATCAGGGAAAATTAATTTCCCAAATCTCTCCGAAATCGCCAATTTCAAAAAATTTTAAAAAAATGGCCGAAGCGATCTGTCCGATGGAACGTGGTCACGATAAAAAACGCTGGGGATTTTTTAAAAGGAGAACTTAA
- a CDS encoding CpaF family protein, with product MKTNQNALPLRSGLHYMTDEYFDLKTRIHNKLLDMIDLTLIDKLDHDTLSSKIRSVIETILKQEAHNLPLNLSEREKFYTEILDEVLGLGPLEPLLKDTTVSDILVNNYKQVYVERFGKLEPTAVRFKDNDHLMKIIDRIVSSVGRRIDESTPMVDARLADGSRVNAIIPPLALDGPSLSIRKFATIPLELDDLINLKTLTPQIGEILKGVVKSKLNVLISGGTGSGKTTLLNVLSRFIPENERIITIEDAAELQLKQEHIVRLETRPANIEGKGEIMQRDLVKNSLRMRPDRIIIGEVRGKEAFDMLQAMNTGHDGSLTTIHANSARDALMRLETMVAMANFDIPSDFLKRFISSAIHVIIQVSRLADGKRRIVSLQEVTGMEGDIITMQEIFCFHSSRIDPDGTVRGWFRFGGIRPKFIQKFKAHGVHVPQDLFDSTNLSEV from the coding sequence ATGAAAACAAATCAAAACGCACTGCCTCTCCGGTCCGGGCTGCATTATATGACCGATGAATATTTTGATTTAAAGACTCGAATCCACAACAAGCTGTTGGATATGATCGACCTGACCCTTATCGACAAGCTGGATCACGACACCCTCAGCTCCAAAATCCGATCCGTTATCGAAACCATTTTGAAACAGGAAGCTCACAATCTTCCCCTGAATTTATCCGAAAGGGAAAAATTTTACACGGAAATACTCGATGAAGTGTTGGGGCTCGGCCCTCTGGAGCCATTGCTGAAAGATACCACCGTATCGGACATTCTGGTCAATAATTACAAACAGGTTTACGTCGAAAGGTTCGGCAAACTCGAACCTACAGCGGTTCGATTCAAGGACAACGATCACCTGATGAAAATCATCGACCGAATCGTTTCATCGGTCGGCCGCCGCATTGACGAGTCGACACCGATGGTCGATGCCCGACTGGCCGACGGCTCCAGGGTCAACGCCATCATCCCCCCGCTTGCTCTGGACGGACCGTCTCTGTCCATCCGTAAATTTGCAACAATTCCGCTTGAACTGGATGATTTGATCAACTTAAAAACATTGACGCCCCAAATCGGGGAAATACTGAAGGGAGTCGTCAAATCAAAGCTCAATGTGCTCATTTCCGGAGGCACCGGCAGCGGTAAAACCACCCTGCTGAACGTTCTCTCCCGGTTTATTCCCGAAAACGAACGCATCATCACCATTGAGGACGCTGCCGAGTTGCAGCTTAAGCAGGAACACATCGTTCGGCTGGAAACCCGACCGGCCAACATCGAAGGCAAAGGAGAGATCATGCAGCGCGATCTCGTCAAAAACAGCCTGAGAATGCGACCCGACCGGATCATTATCGGGGAGGTCCGGGGGAAAGAGGCGTTTGACATGCTCCAGGCCATGAATACCGGCCATGACGGTTCGTTAACCACCATTCATGCCAACTCGGCCCGGGATGCCCTCATGAGGCTGGAAACCATGGTGGCGATGGCAAATTTTGATATTCCCAGCGATTTTTTAAAGCGATTCATCAGCTCCGCCATTCATGTAATCATTCAGGTTTCACGGCTTGCGGACGGAAAGCGGAGAATCGTCAGCCTTCAGGAAGTTACCGGAATGGAAGGGGATATCATTACGATGCAGGAAATCTTTTGTTTCCACAGCTCCCGGATCGATCCCGACGGCACCGTACGAGGATGGTTCAGATTCGGAGGAATCCGCCCGAAATTCATACAGAAATTTAAGGCACACGGCGTCCATGTCCCACAGGATCTGTTTGATTCGACAAACCTGTCGGAAGTATAA
- a CDS encoding type II secretion system F family protein: MKFAVIGVIIFILSVLIIELAVYALKQMHSANRSKVRKRLRKYSYIQTGSEHDDIIRRRILSEIPGLNRLLWNIPGMPHMDLLIQQANAKSSLGYFILLTLLLPLSSFLIGTMLSYSAIISALIAMASGSLPFLALLYMKKKRIEKFRKQLPEGLELIARALKAGHALSSGIKLVADEFSDPMGPEFDETIDEINFGVSTPNALKNLGRRINCPELHYFIVAVILQRETGGNLAEIIESIAWLIRERFKLRGKINVLASEGKLSAMVLTGLPFVVALFLQISNPDYLNVLFTDPVGKIMLIAAGTMMLIGIFIMKRMIEIKV; the protein is encoded by the coding sequence ATGAAATTTGCCGTTATCGGTGTCATCATTTTTATCCTCTCCGTACTGATTATCGAACTTGCCGTGTATGCATTAAAGCAGATGCACTCGGCAAATCGTTCCAAAGTACGAAAACGGCTCAGAAAATATTCCTATATTCAAACCGGTTCGGAGCATGACGACATCATCCGGAGAAGAATTTTAAGCGAAATTCCGGGCCTGAACCGGTTGCTCTGGAATATCCCCGGAATGCCGCATATGGATCTGCTCATTCAACAGGCCAATGCCAAAAGCTCTCTGGGATATTTTATCCTCCTGACATTATTGTTGCCGCTTTCAAGCTTTTTAATCGGCACGATGCTGTCATATTCTGCCATCATATCGGCATTGATTGCAATGGCGTCGGGCAGTCTGCCGTTTTTGGCACTCCTGTATATGAAAAAAAAACGGATTGAAAAATTCCGGAAGCAATTGCCCGAAGGCTTAGAGCTGATCGCCAGAGCATTAAAAGCAGGGCACGCCCTGTCCAGCGGGATTAAACTGGTGGCGGATGAATTTTCAGACCCCATGGGCCCGGAATTTGACGAAACCATAGACGAAATCAATTTTGGCGTCAGTACGCCGAACGCCCTGAAAAATCTCGGCAGACGTATTAATTGCCCGGAATTGCATTATTTCATCGTTGCCGTCATTTTACAGCGTGAAACCGGAGGAAACCTGGCGGAAATTATCGAATCCATCGCCTGGCTGATCCGGGAACGGTTCAAGCTTCGGGGAAAAATAAACGTATTGGCATCGGAAGGCAAATTATCCGCCATGGTGCTTACCGGACTGCCGTTTGTCGTTGCACTGTTTCTTCAGATATCCAATCCCGATTACCTGAATGTCCTTTTCACTGATCCGGTCGGCAAAATCATGTTGATCGCGGCCGGAACGATGATGCTCATTGGAATTTTTATCATGAAACGAATGATTGAAATTAAAGTGTAA
- a CDS encoding type II secretion system F family protein, giving the protein MTTAPHEIAILMSAATFLTLFLFLTGIWQYTCHRKKRLELLDKIRMSGNDELYPPHTDPTGPSAKSKHKQPVLEFLGRLGKPISSNSTNNPKLKLKFIRAGIRRENAMAVFWGVKCLLAVSIPGVFLSYRLSLLNFFNLHLTVLIGILLALFAFYLPDFWLHIKQSSRKEKIINGMPDALDLLVVCVEAGMGLDAAINRVATEIYLSNPVLSEEFKLMNLELRAGKNRADALKNLAVRTNVEDVSSLVTLLIQADKFGTSIAKSLRVFSDSFRTKRAQKAEEIAGKLPVKLLFPMLLFIFPSLLVTIMGPGIIRIYHTLLQ; this is encoded by the coding sequence ATGACGACGGCACCCCACGAAATTGCAATATTAATGTCTGCCGCTACGTTTCTGACGCTTTTTCTATTTCTGACCGGCATATGGCAATATACCTGCCATCGGAAAAAACGTCTGGAACTATTGGATAAAATAAGAATGTCAGGCAACGACGAGCTGTATCCTCCGCATACGGACCCAACAGGCCCATCAGCCAAATCAAAACACAAACAACCCGTTCTGGAGTTTCTCGGACGGCTGGGAAAACCTATTTCATCGAATTCAACGAATAATCCAAAACTTAAACTGAAATTTATCCGGGCCGGCATCCGGCGGGAAAATGCAATGGCTGTTTTCTGGGGCGTCAAATGTTTACTGGCCGTTTCTATACCCGGTGTGTTTCTTTCATACCGACTGAGCCTGTTAAACTTTTTCAACCTTCATCTGACGGTGCTGATCGGCATATTGCTGGCGCTTTTCGCCTTCTATCTGCCGGATTTCTGGTTGCACATCAAGCAAAGCTCACGAAAAGAAAAAATCATAAATGGCATGCCCGATGCCCTGGATCTTCTGGTGGTATGCGTGGAAGCCGGGATGGGACTGGACGCGGCCATCAACCGGGTAGCCACAGAAATTTATTTAAGCAATCCGGTACTCAGTGAGGAATTCAAGCTGATGAATCTTGAACTCAGAGCCGGAAAAAACCGGGCCGATGCGCTCAAAAACCTTGCCGTCCGGACAAATGTTGAAGATGTCAGCAGCCTGGTGACCCTGCTGATCCAGGCCGATAAATTCGGCACCAGTATTGCAAAATCCCTGAGGGTCTTTTCAGATTCATTTCGAACCAAACGCGCTCAGAAAGCCGAAGAAATCGCCGGCAAGCTCCCCGTGAAACTATTATTCCCCATGCTTTTATTTATTTTTCCGTCGCTGCTGGTGACCATCATGGGGCCCGGGATTATTCGCATTTATCATACGTTGTTGCAGTAA
- a CDS encoding tetratricopeptide repeat protein, whose amino-acid sequence MYAKAFSRSGTIFLFGLVMWITVLMVLSGCASGTRHSKAEIEYGNPFIDHVKNLPINKISPESVGIPGTPALPEMNSTDYERLGDALLDRGEFYTAYLQYQRALNLNPESPRLSYKTGLTFLAAGKYKDAVKEFQKALVHDDAYALAYEGLGEAHFQMKNFKEGETCFRKALELDHGLWKSHSFMGNILDYNGQHGQAASEYQSAISIRPDKAYLYNNLGVCCNLNREFENAVLAFQMALKAGYRTNKIYNNLGLALANLGQYPAALDAFQKGGTAAQAYNNLGCIYMQQGNRGKASKCFQKAIEIDPIFYVKAGDNLKKSQSNPIDLNLKNF is encoded by the coding sequence ATGTATGCAAAGGCTTTCAGCCGATCCGGCACAATATTCTTGTTTGGACTTGTCATGTGGATAACCGTTTTGATGGTGCTGTCCGGATGTGCTTCCGGAACCCGCCATTCAAAAGCGGAAATCGAATACGGAAATCCTTTTATCGATCATGTCAAAAATTTACCGATAAACAAAATTTCACCCGAATCCGTGGGGATACCAGGTACGCCCGCTTTGCCGGAAATGAACAGCACTGATTATGAACGACTGGGCGATGCACTGCTGGACAGAGGTGAATTTTATACCGCCTACCTCCAATATCAGCGCGCCTTGAATCTAAACCCGGAAAGCCCCCGTTTAAGCTATAAAACAGGGCTGACGTTTCTTGCCGCAGGAAAATACAAGGACGCCGTCAAAGAATTTCAAAAAGCATTGGTCCATGATGACGCGTATGCTTTGGCGTATGAAGGACTTGGAGAAGCTCATTTTCAAATGAAAAATTTTAAGGAGGGGGAAACCTGTTTCCGGAAAGCCCTCGAACTGGATCACGGATTGTGGAAATCCCATAGTTTCATGGGCAATATCCTGGATTATAACGGACAACATGGTCAGGCAGCGTCCGAATACCAGTCAGCCATTTCCATACGACCCGATAAAGCGTATCTGTACAACAATCTGGGGGTTTGCTGCAATCTGAACAGAGAATTTGAAAATGCGGTCCTTGCCTTCCAGATGGCCCTGAAAGCCGGCTACCGCACGAACAAAATTTATAACAACCTGGGATTGGCTTTAGCCAATCTGGGGCAGTATCCGGCTGCGCTGGATGCCTTCCAGAAAGGCGGCACAGCAGCGCAGGCCTATAACAATCTGGGATGCATTTACATGCAGCAGGGAAACCGCGGAAAAGCTTCAAAATGCTTTCAAAAAGCCATTGAAATCGATCCGATATTTTATGTGAAAGCCGGCGACAACCTCAAAAAATCCCAATCAAACCCAATTGATCTGAACTTAAAAAATTTTTAA
- a CDS encoding LytR C-terminal domain-containing protein has translation MKKTSETHISLWLILTGCFMLLPAIGCSGGFQLSEWMPFRNSGVVRYKVPDQDIRGFTSTIRPWQGDTDALYRQAIHLQKRNLHLAAIEDFKRLLTVDPASVNALNGMGISYDCIGDLASAIQVYENALKINPDPDYIHNNLGYARLLSGDLNGSIDAFREAIRIAPHNPKYHNNLAVAYAENRQFDLAFEEFRKNMDQTRAAHNLARILYRNGWAAEADYYSRFTGAAGKAADNKTTPIRETGPLYASKSHLIDPPHPGILPPVDTMDTHPVTQTTDNMSVSAESIHDQTAVNVSFALADTPQKNVSDKSCTENSDDMNTTPYTVGKPSEHLLTVGDKEEPAGLPDLGIEVSNGNGVNRMATRVGRHLKNKGFHVTAVNNAIHFNHFHTMIYYSRGLLHEAYEVAKQIPGYQNMEKVDEFEKPEIRIRVLLGKDLSGWKRVMPLPDPQNI, from the coding sequence ATGAAAAAAACATCCGAAACGCACATTTCGTTATGGCTTATTCTGACGGGATGCTTCATGCTGTTACCGGCAATCGGCTGTTCAGGGGGATTTCAACTGTCGGAATGGATGCCGTTTCGAAATTCCGGCGTTGTCCGGTACAAGGTCCCCGATCAGGACATCCGGGGCTTTACATCCACAATCCGTCCATGGCAGGGAGATACCGACGCTCTCTACCGGCAGGCGATCCACCTGCAGAAACGAAATCTCCATCTTGCTGCCATCGAAGACTTCAAGCGGCTTTTAACGGTTGACCCCGCATCCGTGAACGCCCTCAACGGCATGGGCATCTCCTATGACTGCATCGGAGACCTTGCATCAGCGATACAGGTCTATGAAAACGCTCTGAAAATCAATCCGGATCCGGATTATATTCATAACAATCTGGGATATGCCCGGCTTCTCAGCGGGGACCTGAACGGATCCATCGACGCATTCCGGGAAGCGATCCGTATAGCTCCTCACAACCCGAAATACCATAACAATCTGGCTGTGGCATATGCTGAAAACCGACAATTTGACCTGGCGTTTGAAGAATTCCGAAAAAACATGGATCAAACCCGTGCGGCTCATAACCTGGCCCGTATATTGTACCGTAACGGATGGGCTGCCGAGGCGGATTATTACAGCCGGTTTACAGGTGCTGCGGGAAAAGCCGCCGACAATAAAACAACTCCGATCAGAGAGACCGGCCCGTTGTATGCTTCCAAGTCTCATTTAATCGACCCGCCGCATCCGGGAATCCTCCCGCCGGTCGACACGATGGACACCCATCCGGTAACCCAGACAACGGACAATATGTCCGTGTCCGCCGAATCGATACACGATCAAACGGCCGTAAACGTATCATTTGCGTTGGCCGACACCCCGCAAAAGAACGTATCTGATAAATCATGTACCGAAAATTCAGACGATATGAATACGACGCCATACACGGTCGGCAAACCATCTGAGCACCTGTTGACGGTCGGTGACAAGGAAGAACCTGCCGGCCTCCCGGACCTGGGAATTGAAGTGTCCAACGGCAATGGCGTAAATCGAATGGCAACCCGGGTCGGTCGACATCTTAAAAACAAGGGATTTCATGTCACGGCGGTCAATAACGCTATTCATTTCAACCATTTCCATACGATGATTTACTATTCCCGGGGGCTCCTGCATGAGGCATACGAAGTGGCAAAACAAATCCCGGGATATCAGAATATGGAAAAAGTCGACGAATTTGAAAAACCTGAAATTCGTATACGAGTTCTACTCGGAAAAGACCTGAGCGGATGGAAACGAGTGATGCCTTTACCTGATCCGCAAAATATTTGA
- a CDS encoding TadE/TadG family type IV pilus assembly protein: MGTTFIKKCNGATAVEFALVLPVFLTLIFGIIDFGRYFFVQHSIQYATSEGTRLALVGKTISGLDRTASIIKKIEDCAASAVDPLKLSIRIFPVADDYSDPEDWADSQNSGNPGDIMRIRTTYVYQFLTPLIGAFFPEDGINVQAETTYKNELF, from the coding sequence ATGGGTACAACATTTATTAAAAAATGCAACGGGGCCACGGCTGTGGAATTTGCGCTGGTGTTGCCTGTATTTTTGACCCTGATCTTTGGAATCATTGACTTTGGAAGATATTTTTTTGTGCAGCACTCTATCCAATATGCCACCAGTGAAGGCACCCGGCTGGCGCTTGTCGGCAAAACGATCAGCGGTCTGGACAGAACCGCATCCATAATAAAAAAAATTGAGGACTGCGCTGCTTCGGCCGTCGACCCACTTAAGTTATCGATACGTATTTTTCCGGTTGCCGATGATTATAGTGATCCGGAGGATTGGGCGGACTCCCAGAATTCCGGAAACCCGGGGGATATCATGCGGATCAGGACAACATACGTTTATCAGTTTCTAACGCCGCTTATAGGTGCTTTTTTCCCTGAAGACGGCATCAATGTTCAGGCCGAGACCACCTATAAAAATGAACTTTTTTAA